The following are from one region of the Anaeropeptidivorans aminofermentans genome:
- a CDS encoding ABC transporter substrate-binding protein, with amino-acid sequence MKNKTLKCLKCMLLVTIIPFIFASCNPPKEANIPPDALEETEASQAPVEIASGEWIRAGIKYDPSSLAPYENNTPEIASMMYNGLFKLNTFLEPEPDLIAEYSENDNGQWAFTLKEGIKFHNGNPLRSEDVKATLDLVKKLPGTYAYTDAIGEISVIDELHFTISAKESSSSLPYYLSATACYILPKELIEGSHDFGSAPIGTGPYSLTEYKKGESITFTAFEDYFDAENKPQIKNAEIKFIYDDNYRALALKTGEIDYLYDTPTESLNLIKDDKDIVILETKGIHLTTLLMNNENPPFDYIPFRKAIHSLIDKEGISIVASGGSADIPSSQIPIIYETSLMNNDTFYYNPQEAAKFIAESEIDISQLNLEILCSGEIAEKIAQIVQSDLASAGISTTIRNLDYAAYLDLVLRGDYTLAINERSFPHIFSFLKSGFASSSIGGSNFVRYSNEDFDNALKEASNAFNEAAKIDAIKKASEILDSTSPAVPIYISKIHHAYHKDLDGVKASPSGILYINNMRWK; translated from the coding sequence ATGAAAAATAAAACCTTAAAATGTCTGAAATGCATGCTTTTAGTAACTATAATCCCTTTTATTTTCGCCTCCTGCAATCCTCCGAAGGAAGCGAACATTCCCCCCGATGCCCTGGAAGAAACAGAAGCGTCTCAGGCACCTGTGGAAATAGCGTCCGGTGAATGGATTAGAGCCGGAATAAAATATGATCCCAGTTCCCTAGCCCCTTATGAAAATAATACCCCTGAAATCGCCTCGATGATGTATAACGGCTTATTTAAGCTCAATACTTTCCTTGAACCTGAGCCGGACCTCATTGCAGAATATTCCGAAAATGACAACGGGCAATGGGCATTTACTCTTAAAGAAGGCATTAAATTTCATAATGGGAATCCCCTTCGTTCAGAAGATGTAAAAGCAACCTTGGATTTGGTAAAGAAGCTTCCCGGAACATATGCCTATACAGATGCTATCGGAGAGATTTCCGTCATAGATGAGCTTCACTTTACAATATCTGCGAAAGAATCTTCTTCAAGCCTTCCATACTACCTTTCGGCGACAGCCTGCTATATTCTTCCCAAAGAGCTTATTGAAGGCTCTCATGATTTCGGCAGTGCTCCCATAGGTACAGGCCCTTACAGCCTTACTGAATATAAAAAGGGTGAAAGCATAACCTTCACAGCCTTTGAGGACTATTTTGATGCAGAAAACAAACCCCAGATTAAAAATGCCGAAATAAAGTTTATCTATGACGATAACTACAGGGCACTGGCATTAAAAACTGGGGAAATAGATTATCTTTATGACACTCCTACAGAAAGCCTGAATCTTATTAAGGATGATAAAGATATCGTAATTTTAGAGACAAAGGGAATTCATTTAACCACTCTTTTAATGAATAATGAAAACCCCCCCTTTGATTATATTCCATTCAGGAAAGCCATCCATTCCCTTATCGACAAAGAGGGCATATCTATCGTTGCCTCCGGCGGCTCTGCAGATATCCCTTCCAGCCAAATACCTATAATATATGAAACTTCCTTGATGAATAATGATACTTTTTATTATAATCCTCAAGAGGCAGCAAAATTCATTGCAGAATCAGAAATAGACATTTCCCAATTAAATTTAGAAATACTCTGTTCGGGAGAAATCGCCGAAAAAATAGCCCAGATTGTACAATCGGACCTTGCATCGGCGGGAATAAGCACCACCATAAGAAACCTCGATTATGCGGCATATCTTGACCTTGTTTTAAGAGGAGACTATACTCTTGCCATAAACGAAAGAAGCTTTCCCCATATTTTTTCTTTTTTGAAATCTGGTTTCGCTTCTTCCTCTATCGGCGGCTCTAATTTTGTGAGATATTCCAATGAAGATTTTGACAATGCCCTAAAGGAAGCTTCCAACGCCTTTAATGAAGCAGCTAAAATAGACGCAATTAAAAAAGCATCGGAAATATTGGATTCCACTTCCCCCGCCGTCCCTATTTATATAAGCAAAATACATCATGCTTATCATAAAGACCTTGACGGAGTAAAGGCGAGCCCTTCCGGGATATTATATATCAATAATATGCGATGGAAGTAA
- the yycI gene encoding two-component system regulatory protein YycI — protein sequence MEWEKAKTIVIVFLVILNSILGFLWYKNSLKYTLDDEQKKNIITLLENKDISLNTDFIEKHDPMKKLELTVNLYDERDILKIFFKEGASPENKGDNYRPVYETGDEVLAINQNIILYSSNMKGEKLALDRKAALKLCQDFIDKMGDKGKGYKLDIIPEDISQGGTIIYTQRINKNIIYNNYIKFTVGEYGISNVEYSYGLPVGYSGDTREIASCDEALFTFMVTIRNETTEKISIEKIDLVYFKEEDTQTGFTAVPCYRVLYKRENTPEGSYNIMLINAYTNKIEGHE from the coding sequence ATGGAATGGGAAAAGGCAAAAACCATAGTAATTGTGTTTTTAGTTATTTTAAATAGTATCCTTGGCTTTCTTTGGTATAAAAACAGCCTTAAATATACATTAGACGACGAGCAGAAAAAAAACATCATAACACTTTTGGAAAATAAGGATATATCCCTTAATACAGACTTTATAGAAAAGCATGACCCTATGAAAAAGCTGGAGCTTACGGTAAACCTTTATGATGAAAGAGATATTTTGAAGATTTTTTTCAAAGAAGGTGCTTCACCGGAAAATAAAGGGGATAATTACCGCCCTGTATATGAAACGGGAGATGAGGTTCTTGCCATAAATCAAAATATTATATTATACAGCAGCAATATGAAAGGGGAAAAATTAGCCCTTGACAGAAAGGCTGCTTTGAAGCTTTGCCAGGATTTCATTGACAAAATGGGAGATAAGGGAAAAGGATATAAGCTTGATATTATCCCTGAAGATATTTCCCAAGGGGGCACTATCATTTATACTCAAAGGATAAACAAAAACATCATATATAATAATTATATTAAATTCACTGTGGGAGAATACGGTATAAGCAATGTAGAATATTCCTACGGCCTTCCTGTAGGATATTCCGGCGATACGAGAGAAATTGCCTCCTGTGATGAGGCGCTCTTTACCTTCATGGTAACCATCAGAAACGAAACCACCGAGAAAATCAGTATCGAGAAAATAGATTTAGTTTATTTCAAAGAAGAAGATACCCAAACAGGCTTTACGGCAGTTCCCTGTTACAGAGTTTTATATAAAAGGGAAAACACCCCTGAAGGAAGCTATAATATCATGCTTATTAATGCTTATACGAATAAAATAGAGGGGCATGAATAA